The stretch of DNA TGGGCGCCGAGGGGCTGCTGATCCGTGGCGGTGCGCTGGGCGAGCCGGTCCGGGAGATCACCATCGCCTCCACCCTCCAGCGCATGCTGCTCGACGTGTTCGCCGTGGGGAACGACATCGACTGGCTGCCGGGGTCGGCGGCCGGCGTGACGCTGGCGGTGGGCGACATGAGCATGAGCGGCGCCTGAACCGTCGGTGCCGATCCTCCATGCCATCGTCCTGGGGATCACCCAGGGCCTGTCGGAATTCCTGCCCATCTCGTCGAGCGGCCACCTGGTGCTGGTGCCGTGGCTGTTCGAGTGGGAGGAGCTGACCCGCAACCCCGAGCTCAACCGCACCTTCGACGTGGCGCTGCACATCGGGACGTTCGTGGGAGCGTTCGCCTACTTCTGGGGCGACGTGTGGCGGCTGGCGACGGGCAACCGTCGGATGGCCGCGCTGCTGGTGCTGTCGTCGGTGCCCGCTGCGTGCGTAGGCGTGCTGCTCGACTCGTTCCACTACGACGCCATCTGGTTGATCGGCGTCATGTTGATCGTGTTCGGCCTGGTGCTGCGGTGGGCCGACTCGCTGCCCGGCACCCGGTTCGAGGGGGAGTTCGGGGCGCGGGAGGCGTTGCTCATGGGCGCCGCCCAGGCGGCAGCCCTGCAGCCCGGTGTGTCGCGATCGGGGGCGACCATCTCGATGGGGCGCTACCTGGGCTTCGGCCGTGACGCCGCCGCTCGGCTGTCGTTCCTCATGAGCCTGCCGATCATCGGCGGGGCGGGGTTGTACGAGGGCGTGAAGGTGTTCGCGGCGGGCGAGGGCATCCCGCCCGGGTTC from Acidimicrobiales bacterium encodes:
- a CDS encoding undecaprenyl-diphosphate phosphatase, which translates into the protein MPILHAIVLGITQGLSEFLPISSSGHLVLVPWLFEWEELTRNPELNRTFDVALHIGTFVGAFAYFWGDVWRLATGNRRMAALLVLSSVPAACVGVLLDSFHYDAIWLIGVMLIVFGLVLRWADSLPGTRFEGEFGAREALLMGAAQAAALQPGVSRSGATISMGRYLGFGRDAAARLSFLMSLPIIGGAGLYEGVKVFAAGEGIPPGFGPAFVWGMLAAGLTGFVAVWGLLKLIRTRSFTPFVNYRIALGIAVLAIAASPLR